A window of Pedobacter lusitanus contains these coding sequences:
- a CDS encoding SphA family protein — MAGNIIYRTIFNIFLSAGFCAGSTVACNKSRVGKYAGRRFSGTWTLLYSIPSDINPRSVKGPQGEDINAARVSSFLSMQQFVYESHVPVWNGNLAFSLLAPLVRLSGSGEKNNLSTNPGIVGGIILGPVIQWSNKHFFGLRYAHRAEVDIAIPLGAYNDKYDVNPSSHFFTLTAYYAFTVFLNEQLSISTRNNFNYNFRKIDSGDQSGAFYNINYAIEHTVYKKLRAELAGYFLKQLTQDAFYGNRQYYQDTYKISDTRERVLAIGPGLSYVTPGGLAAELKAFFETGARNRTEGVRPTFKVAYKLK; from the coding sequence TTGGCGGGCAACATTATTTACAGGACTATTTTTAACATCTTTTTATCTGCAGGGTTTTGCGCAGGATCCACGGTTGCCTGCAACAAATCTCGGGTTGGCAAATATGCAGGACGGCGTTTCTCCGGGACCTGGACTCTATTATATTCAATACCTTCAGATATTAACCCGCGGTCAGTAAAAGGTCCGCAGGGCGAAGATATCAATGCTGCCCGGGTAAGTTCATTCTTATCCATGCAGCAGTTCGTGTACGAGTCTCATGTACCGGTATGGAATGGGAATTTAGCTTTTAGCTTACTGGCTCCACTGGTCAGGCTTTCGGGCAGTGGTGAGAAAAACAATCTCTCCACCAACCCTGGTATAGTTGGTGGTATTATTCTCGGGCCGGTGATACAATGGAGTAATAAACATTTTTTCGGGTTGCGTTATGCTCACCGGGCAGAAGTAGATATCGCGATTCCCTTAGGCGCGTATAATGATAAATACGATGTTAACCCGAGTTCACATTTTTTTACGTTGACTGCCTATTATGCTTTTACTGTTTTTCTCAATGAACAGCTTAGTATAAGTACAAGGAACAATTTTAACTATAATTTCAGGAAAATTGATAGTGGAGATCAGTCTGGCGCATTTTATAATATCAATTATGCTATCGAGCATACGGTCTATAAAAAACTGAGGGCCGAGCTGGCCGGCTATTTCTTAAAACAGCTAACCCAGGATGCTTTTTATGGCAATCGTCAGTATTACCAGGATACCTATAAAATCAGTGATACCAGGGAACGGGTGCTGGCTATTGGTCCTGGTTTAAGTTATGTTACCCCGGGCGGACTCGCTGCAGAACTGAAAGCGTTTTTTGAAACCGGTGCCAGGAACAGGACAGAAGGAGTACGCCCAACTTTCAAAGTAGCTTATAAACTTAAATAA
- a CDS encoding Crp/Fnr family transcriptional regulator — protein sequence MIFDSILKNIERHITLSEAEKADFCSLLEVIQVKKKEYLIHQEEICTHEAYINKGCFRTFFVDREEVEHTFYFGIEDWWISDIYSRTFKVPSQYKIMALEDAEVFLISDNALEAFLLRVPKMEYFYRKLFQHSMAVYQLRLLQLHQHTAEERYRNFRQKYPEFDRRIPQKYIASFLGLTPEFFNTVRTRVLKSW from the coding sequence ATGATATTTGATAGTATTCTGAAAAATATTGAACGGCACATTACTCTCAGTGAAGCAGAAAAGGCCGATTTTTGTAGTTTGCTGGAGGTAATACAGGTTAAGAAGAAAGAATACCTGATTCACCAGGAAGAGATTTGTACACACGAAGCCTATATTAACAAAGGCTGTTTCCGCACCTTTTTTGTAGACAGGGAGGAGGTTGAGCACACTTTCTATTTTGGCATTGAAGACTGGTGGATCTCTGATATTTACAGCCGCACATTCAAGGTTCCTTCCCAATATAAAATTATGGCGCTGGAAGATGCAGAAGTATTTCTCATTTCGGATAATGCTTTAGAAGCCTTTTTGCTCCGGGTACCGAAAATGGAATATTTTTACCGTAAGCTATTTCAGCATTCCATGGCCGTTTATCAACTGCGACTACTGCAGCTTCATCAGCATACTGCAGAAGAACGTTACCGGAATTTCAGACAAAAATATCCTGAATTTGACCGCCGTATTCCGCAGAAATATATTGCTTCATTTCTTGGTCTTACTCCCGAATTCTTCAATACGGTAAGAACCCGGGTATTGAAAAGCTGGTAA
- a CDS encoding agmatine deiminase family protein, producing the protein MKKMLCLILALPLMVSAQKNQSQLSKGNEILYTMPEESELHEGTWLQWPHEYQYGETFSNRLDDVWIAMTESLAADEKVHIIAYNEEEKEKIKEMLHEANVSLANVDFYIYPTDDFWVRDNGPIYVRDKTGKLIIEDWGFNGWGKKAEFTNCNAIPSKIARAQGKTLIDLNSVMVNEGGAIEIDGNGTLLATKSAILNANRNPGMSQGEAEAIFRKYLGATNFIWLNGKAGLEITDMHIDGFARFGNSSTLVTMSADDLADWQVPDNDIDKLYLAKNKSGKPYRIVKLPLTKNTVTTAYGKKLGYKGSYVNYYIGNKVVLVPNYQDSNDAVANAIIQKLYPAREVIGIDVRNLYANGGMIHCVTQQQPK; encoded by the coding sequence ATGAAAAAAATGCTTTGTTTAATTCTGGCTCTTCCGCTAATGGTAAGTGCGCAGAAAAATCAGTCCCAATTGTCAAAGGGCAATGAAATTTTATATACCATGCCCGAAGAGTCCGAGCTTCATGAGGGCACCTGGCTTCAATGGCCCCATGAATATCAATATGGCGAAACTTTTTCAAACAGACTCGATGATGTCTGGATAGCCATGACAGAATCACTGGCAGCAGACGAAAAAGTACACATCATTGCTTATAATGAGGAGGAAAAAGAGAAAATCAAAGAAATGCTTCATGAAGCCAATGTCTCTCTGGCTAATGTGGATTTTTATATCTATCCAACCGATGATTTTTGGGTAAGGGATAACGGCCCCATTTATGTAAGAGATAAAACAGGTAAACTGATCATCGAAGACTGGGGCTTTAACGGTTGGGGCAAAAAGGCGGAATTTACTAACTGTAATGCTATACCATCAAAAATTGCCAGAGCTCAGGGCAAAACACTTATCGACTTAAATTCTGTAATGGTCAATGAGGGTGGTGCGATTGAAATTGACGGAAACGGGACTTTACTGGCTACAAAAAGTGCCATTTTAAATGCGAACAGGAATCCGGGGATGTCTCAGGGAGAAGCAGAAGCTATTTTTAGAAAATATTTAGGTGCAACTAACTTTATCTGGCTAAACGGCAAAGCTGGACTGGAAATAACCGATATGCATATAGACGGTTTTGCCAGATTTGGAAATTCAAGTACATTAGTCACCATGTCTGCTGATGATCTGGCCGACTGGCAGGTGCCGGATAACGATATTGATAAACTGTATCTGGCTAAAAATAAATCAGGTAAACCTTATCGCATAGTCAAATTACCACTGACTAAAAATACAGTTACAACAGCTTACGGAAAAAAGCTAGGTTATAAAGGCTCTTATGTAAACTATTACATTGGTAATAAGGTAGTTTTGGTTCCAAACTATCAGGATAGTAATGATGCAGTAGCCAATGCCATTATTCAAAAGCTGTATCCTGCCAGGGAGGTCATAGGTATTGATGTCAGAAACTTATATGCGAACGGTGGCATGATCCATTGTGTAACACAACAGCAACCTAAATAA
- a CDS encoding serine hydrolase — MISKKADAQVSKKLDTLFQTLVQQNAFSGSVLVADHGKPIYQKSFGYTNQDTKVPIDKNTMFELASIAKQFTAMAIVQLHQKGKLKYEDTLKRYFPELPYSDITINDLVHHTSGIPDFLGWGAKEVDITKINFNKDILESLQKNKVKTLFKPGVNTAYSNTNYVLLALIAEKVSGIDFATYLRKNIFGPLNMMHTQVYGQRYAKNKINNYAYGYIYDPIKDKYLLSDSTEKYQLFFDGVAGPYGISSTAEDLLKWDQALYTEKLANKQEIKNVFAPYLLKDGKPAELMGFPYGFGWMINEPQGFYLHTGGYPGYATLIVRYFKNQTVIVLMNNYNRINIYELGFNIENIINNREYAIPEVKKSATVLSVTAEKLVKFAGEYRSKDSPDFRFTIVNKDNQLYAQLTGQSSYKVYPETQNTFFYTAVEAKIVFAEDKNGRVVKLTLKQNGRELEFIKT, encoded by the coding sequence ATGATCAGTAAAAAGGCAGATGCACAGGTTTCAAAGAAATTAGATACACTCTTTCAAACACTAGTTCAGCAAAATGCTTTTAGTGGTAGCGTTCTGGTAGCAGACCATGGGAAACCGATTTACCAGAAGAGTTTTGGTTATACTAACCAGGATACTAAAGTTCCAATAGATAAAAACACGATGTTCGAACTGGCTTCCATTGCTAAACAGTTTACTGCAATGGCTATCGTACAGTTACACCAGAAAGGGAAACTGAAATATGAGGACACCCTTAAAAGATATTTTCCAGAATTACCTTATAGCGATATAACTATTAACGACTTAGTGCATCATACCTCAGGGATACCTGATTTTTTGGGATGGGGAGCAAAAGAAGTGGACATTACAAAAATCAACTTTAATAAAGATATTCTGGAGTCTTTACAAAAAAACAAGGTGAAAACACTTTTTAAACCAGGTGTAAATACAGCCTATTCCAATACAAATTATGTATTATTAGCACTAATTGCCGAGAAAGTTTCGGGAATAGATTTTGCCACTTACCTGCGCAAGAATATTTTCGGGCCCTTAAATATGATGCATACACAGGTTTACGGTCAACGCTATGCTAAGAATAAAATTAATAATTATGCCTATGGCTATATATATGATCCAATCAAGGATAAATATCTGTTGAGTGACAGTACTGAGAAATATCAGCTCTTTTTTGATGGGGTAGCCGGTCCTTATGGGATTAGTAGTACTGCAGAAGATTTATTGAAATGGGATCAGGCGTTGTACACTGAAAAACTAGCCAATAAACAGGAAATTAAAAACGTCTTTGCGCCATATCTGTTGAAGGATGGTAAGCCGGCAGAATTGATGGGGTTCCCATATGGCTTTGGATGGATGATCAATGAACCACAGGGATTTTATCTGCATACCGGGGGATATCCGGGGTATGCCACGCTTATTGTAAGGTACTTTAAAAACCAGACAGTCATCGTTCTAATGAACAATTACAACCGGATTAATATCTATGAACTGGGTTTTAACATAGAAAATATTATAAATAACAGAGAGTATGCTATTCCGGAGGTGAAAAAAAGTGCCACTGTACTTTCTGTAACCGCCGAGAAACTGGTGAAATTTGCAGGAGAATATCGAAGTAAAGACAGCCCTGACTTTAGATTCACCATTGTCAATAAAGACAACCAGCTTTATGCGCAATTGACAGGTCAGTCCTCGTATAAAGTTTATCCTGAAACACAAAACACTTTCTTTTACACCGCAGTAGAGGCCAAAATTGTCTTCGCCGAAGATAAAAATGGCAGGGTAGTCAAATTGACCTTAAAACAAAATGGTCGTGAGCTGGAATTTATTAAAACATAA
- a CDS encoding nuclear transport factor 2 family protein, producing MEISNSEKAAAIQNSIETETLAQIGLINSKSYKQHNLNVADGFDAILALHELMPMEKVYTNVVRAFQDGDIGFVHVDYYLFEPTVAFDIHRFENGLSVEHWDNLQTNSKKVNKSGRTMTDGKTKAIDHDLTAHNKKLASTFVNEVLVGKNFDKAQDFFNGDVLIQHNPHMGDGVSEFFNVLKEWKDEGKEQIYTAVHQVLGEGNFVLVLSEGYMNNLPTAFYDLYRIENNKIIEHWDVIEEIPSPENQKNTNGKF from the coding sequence ATGGAAATTTCCAACAGTGAAAAAGCTGCGGCTATTCAGAACAGTATAGAAACTGAGACCCTGGCTCAAATAGGGCTGATAAACTCAAAATCATACAAACAGCATAATTTAAATGTGGCAGACGGCTTTGACGCAATTCTGGCATTACATGAGTTGATGCCTATGGAAAAAGTTTATACCAATGTGGTCAGAGCTTTTCAGGATGGTGATATTGGTTTTGTGCATGTTGATTATTATCTGTTTGAGCCTACTGTGGCTTTTGATATTCACCGGTTCGAAAATGGATTAAGTGTAGAACACTGGGACAATTTGCAAACCAATTCGAAGAAAGTCAATAAAAGCGGCAGAACGATGACAGATGGTAAGACAAAGGCAATAGATCACGATTTAACAGCGCATAATAAAAAATTAGCATCAACGTTCGTTAACGAAGTGCTCGTCGGTAAAAATTTTGATAAAGCACAGGACTTTTTTAACGGAGATGTATTAATCCAGCATAACCCTCATATGGGAGATGGGGTATCTGAATTCTTTAACGTTTTAAAAGAGTGGAAAGATGAAGGTAAAGAACAAATTTACACTGCTGTGCATCAGGTTCTGGGAGAGGGGAATTTCGTTTTGGTACTTAGTGAGGGATATATGAATAACTTACCCACTGCTTTCTATGATCTATATAGAATTGAAAATAACAAAATCATAGAACACTGGGATGTTATTGAAGAAATTCCTTCCCCGGAAAATCAAAAGAATACGAATGGGAAATTCTGA
- a CDS encoding nuclear transport factor 2 family protein, with protein MIENNKEILRKANAAITAGDHEGFLSFCTEDTLWTFVGDEILKGKEAVRQYMSKAYLEPPKFEVEDLIGDGDFVTAVGKISMKDEHGKMIHYTYCDVWRFQQGKMAELKAFVIKTG; from the coding sequence ATGATTGAAAATAATAAAGAAATTTTAAGAAAAGCAAACGCAGCAATTACTGCCGGAGACCATGAGGGTTTCCTTTCTTTTTGTACCGAGGACACACTATGGACATTTGTAGGCGACGAGATATTGAAAGGTAAAGAAGCTGTCCGTCAATACATGTCAAAAGCTTATCTGGAACCTCCCAAATTTGAAGTTGAAGATTTAATTGGGGATGGTGATTTTGTTACTGCTGTCGGAAAAATCAGCATGAAAGATGAACACGGAAAAATGATTCATTATACTTACTGTGACGTCTGGCGGTTTCAACAGGGTAAGATGGCCGAGTTAAAAGCTTTTGTTATCAAAACCGGGTAA
- a CDS encoding helix-turn-helix domain-containing protein, whose translation MFAELLKRQDATSQTLNTADVKRIYEVKDKILSDIDTPPVLSELVKLSGMSESKLKRLFKQIFGNSIYNYYQSFRMKKAAYLIKEENLPVSEAGYLLGFSNLSHFSRLFEAHIGIKPKKYAAGK comes from the coding sequence TTGTTTGCAGAATTACTGAAAAGACAGGATGCTACTTCGCAAACACTGAATACTGCCGATGTCAAAAGAATTTATGAGGTAAAGGATAAAATACTTTCTGACATCGACACCCCACCAGTACTTTCTGAACTTGTCAAACTCTCAGGCATGAGTGAATCTAAATTAAAGCGGCTCTTTAAACAGATTTTCGGAAACAGTATATACAACTATTACCAGAGTTTCAGGATGAAGAAGGCCGCTTATCTGATCAAAGAAGAAAACTTACCGGTGTCTGAGGCAGGTTATCTTTTAGGCTTTTCAAATCTCAGCCATTTTTCAAGATTGTTTGAAGCACATATTGGCATAAAGCCGAAAAAGTATGCTGCTGGCAAATAA
- a CDS encoding EamA family transporter, with protein sequence MKDKRMLTAILFVIIGAFSFGLLGTFVKLARQDGYDTANITFSQVATGFILILLLNLLARKKKAEDWKFTTGEKVKVALHGVCVGLINIFYFLSIWYGSAGTSIVLLTQSVWMGILLESILTRKFPSPRKIIAAVVILGGTVLATNLLLAGSSIGLAAIGFGLLAAVASTCSIYLSSRVVVNKSPLRRTLFLNMGCLLAVLIIWGPSLLQSFDAAVLWKWGLALALLGMVLPPLMYVKGMPVIGVGLSGIITSLQIPVGAIFACLVLRENINVYQWTGILLIIGAIVWLNIGLLRKTNTQ encoded by the coding sequence ATGAAAGATAAAAGAATGCTTACCGCAATATTATTTGTAATCATCGGTGCTTTTAGTTTTGGATTGCTGGGCACATTTGTTAAACTGGCCAGACAGGACGGGTATGATACAGCAAATATTACTTTTTCGCAAGTAGCAACAGGTTTTATCCTTATACTACTGTTAAATCTGCTGGCCAGAAAGAAAAAAGCTGAGGATTGGAAATTTACTACCGGCGAAAAAGTAAAGGTTGCCCTGCATGGAGTTTGTGTCGGGCTCATTAATATTTTTTATTTCCTGTCTATCTGGTATGGTTCGGCAGGTACGAGTATCGTATTGCTGACACAATCTGTATGGATGGGAATCTTACTTGAAAGTATACTGACCAGAAAATTCCCTTCCCCCCGTAAGATCATAGCGGCAGTTGTAATCTTAGGCGGTACAGTGCTGGCTACCAATTTATTATTGGCCGGTAGCAGCATCGGCCTTGCTGCTATAGGCTTTGGGTTACTGGCCGCAGTAGCCAGTACCTGCTCTATTTATCTTTCCAGCCGTGTGGTAGTTAATAAATCACCGCTGCGCCGGACATTATTTTTGAATATGGGATGCCTGCTGGCCGTACTGATCATATGGGGACCGTCTCTGTTACAGAGTTTTGATGCTGCAGTTTTATGGAAATGGGGTCTGGCACTTGCTTTACTCGGAATGGTATTGCCTCCGTTAATGTATGTCAAAGGGATGCCTGTAATTGGAGTAGGGCTTAGCGGGATTATTACAAGTCTTCAGATACCGGTAGGTGCTATTTTTGCCTGCCTTGTCCTGCGCGAAAACATTAATGTTTATCAATGGACTGGTATCTTATTGATCATTGGAGCTATTGTGTGGTTAAATATAGGGCTGCTTAGAAAAACAAATACGCAGTAA
- a CDS encoding glycoside hydrolase family 18 gives MKKKSFIQLYRGIFVLAISAIAFTSCKKIVDGGGGTSGGTTSDPDYLKKLLAYKKSKHPMMVGYFNQAEMVGTAGYEHASLRNVPDSVDIVDIFATVDDTNKDMLAKKEVIQKDIKILQQKGTKVVVNVWLTRCFTNFKNGTVAYQHNATDYAKWAKQVYDYYQDWGFDGIDVDMEPGIVYNNTQNKGLLDALAKYYGPKSPEGKLFIFDTDGALGIDIFNNTYTNYNQIYFQAYNRSGDRWWGKPADLTKEMNTYGSKIGNDNFFAIVNGEGDSAGWKVNSYFGGTRVQIVEYAQWAIDNKAGGAGAYGLNYDYKNSNYVNVKAAITLMNPPKP, from the coding sequence ATGAAAAAGAAATCTTTCATCCAACTTTACAGAGGTATTTTTGTCCTTGCAATTTCGGCTATTGCCTTCACTTCATGTAAAAAAATTGTTGACGGCGGTGGTGGCACTTCCGGTGGTACAACTTCAGACCCCGATTATCTGAAAAAACTATTGGCTTACAAGAAAAGTAAACATCCAATGATGGTTGGTTACTTTAATCAGGCCGAGATGGTGGGTACCGCGGGGTATGAGCATGCTTCACTACGTAATGTTCCTGATAGCGTTGATATTGTAGATATTTTCGCTACTGTTGATGACACCAATAAGGACATGCTTGCTAAAAAAGAAGTAATCCAGAAGGATATTAAAATTCTTCAGCAAAAAGGGACTAAAGTAGTGGTTAATGTATGGTTAACCCGATGCTTTACTAACTTCAAGAATGGCACTGTCGCCTATCAGCATAATGCCACTGATTATGCAAAATGGGCTAAGCAGGTATACGATTATTACCAGGACTGGGGTTTCGATGGTATTGATGTAGATATGGAGCCAGGGATTGTTTATAACAACACCCAAAACAAAGGATTGCTGGATGCTTTGGCCAAATATTACGGACCTAAATCACCAGAAGGAAAACTCTTTATATTTGACACTGATGGTGCTTTGGGAATTGATATTTTCAATAATACTTATACCAATTACAATCAGATCTATTTTCAGGCCTATAACCGATCAGGAGATCGCTGGTGGGGTAAACCAGCCGATTTAACTAAAGAAATGAATACTTACGGATCAAAAATCGGAAACGATAACTTTTTTGCCATTGTAAATGGAGAGGGAGATTCTGCTGGTTGGAAAGTAAATTCTTATTTCGGAGGAACAAGGGTACAAATTGTGGAATATGCACAATGGGCCATTGATAATAAAGCCGGTGGTGCAGGCGCTTACGGGCTTAATTACGATTATAAAAATAGTAACTATGTTAATGTAAAAGCAGCAATTACATTAATGAATCCTCCTAAACCTTAA
- a CDS encoding DUF808 domain-containing protein, translating into MGSGFFAILDDIASIMDDVALTAKIATKKTAGILGDDLAVNAEKATGFVSSRELPVLWAITKGSLVNKLIIVPIALLLNVFFPVAIKIILVLGGFYLAYEGVEKIIEYFFHHPAESHEEVSALQQDDSTAEKTKIKSAVTTDFILSVEIVIIALGTVLDENVTIQILTVSIVSLLATIGVYGIVAMIVRMDDVGYKLISRSRNKGFFAGMGALLVKSLPVIIRILAVVGTIALILVSGGIFVHNIAYLHHILPDIASIVRELAFGLIGGLIMVAIISGGKKVVSLFK; encoded by the coding sequence ATGGGCTCAGGTTTTTTCGCAATCTTGGATGATATAGCTTCCATAATGGATGATGTTGCATTGACAGCTAAAATAGCAACAAAAAAGACAGCTGGTATTTTAGGTGATGATTTAGCGGTAAATGCAGAAAAGGCAACTGGTTTTGTGTCTTCACGTGAATTACCTGTACTTTGGGCAATTACTAAAGGCTCTTTGGTTAACAAGCTGATTATTGTCCCTATTGCTTTATTATTGAATGTGTTTTTTCCGGTGGCTATTAAGATTATCCTGGTATTAGGAGGATTTTATTTAGCTTATGAGGGAGTAGAAAAAATAATCGAATACTTCTTTCATCACCCTGCAGAATCTCATGAGGAGGTTTCAGCCCTTCAACAGGATGATAGCACTGCAGAAAAAACAAAAATCAAATCCGCTGTAACTACTGATTTCATTCTGTCTGTGGAGATTGTGATTATCGCATTGGGAACTGTGCTGGATGAAAATGTAACTATACAAATCCTGACTGTTTCGATTGTTTCATTATTAGCTACAATTGGTGTTTATGGTATAGTTGCAATGATTGTAAGAATGGATGATGTAGGCTATAAATTGATCAGCCGTTCCCGTAATAAAGGTTTCTTCGCTGGTATGGGAGCTTTACTTGTTAAATCCCTGCCCGTTATTATCAGAATTCTGGCTGTAGTTGGAACAATTGCACTGATCCTGGTTTCAGGCGGTATTTTTGTCCATAACATAGCGTATTTACACCATATATTACCAGATATAGCCTCAATAGTCAGAGAGCTTGCATTTGGACTAATCGGAGGTCTGATTATGGTAGCAATTATCAGTGGTGGTAAAAAGGTGGTTTCACTGTTTAAGTAA
- the katG gene encoding catalase/peroxidase HPI, whose protein sequence is MENDSNDISKCPFHNGSMKNNVGGGGTRNNDWWPNQLKVNILRQHSALSNPMNEDFNYAEAFKSLDLAAVKKDLNVLMTDSQDWWPADFGHYGGLFIRMAWHSAGTYRVGDGRGGAGAGLQRFAPLNSWPDNVSLDKARRLLWPIKQKYGRSISWADLLILTGNVALESMGFKTFGFAGGREDVWEADESVYWGSETTWLGGDLRYAHGSPGVEGHSVLVTDENADGDIHSRNLEKPLAAVQMGLIYVNPEGPDGNPDPIAAAKDIRDTFGRMAMNDEETVALIAGGHSFGKTHGAAPADHVGKEPEAADITSQGLGWSNSYGSGKGADAITSGLEVIWTTTPTQWSNNFFENLFGFEWELTKSPAGAHQWVAKDAESTIPDAFDSSKKHRPAMLTTDLSLRFDQEYEKISRRFLENPDQFADAFARAWFKLTHRDMGPKERYLGPEVPQEELLWQDPIPAVDHKLITENDISTLKAKILNSGATVAELVSTAWAAASTFRGSDKRGGANGARIRLAPQKDWQVNNNSQLQKVLSILEGIQNEFNAAQTDGKKVSLADLIVLAGNAGIEKSVSDAGQQVTIPFRPGRMDASQEQTDIESFGYLEPAADGFRNYRKSKVPVSTEELLIDKAHLLTLTAPELTVLLGGLRTLNINYDGSKHGVFTSRPGLLSNDFFINLLDMNIAWKSISPDKELYEGRDRHTNEVKWTGTRADLVFGSNSELRALAEVYASADAEAGFVKDFVAVWNKVMNLDRFD, encoded by the coding sequence ATGGAAAACGATTCAAACGACATCAGTAAATGCCCTTTTCATAATGGCAGTATGAAAAATAATGTTGGCGGTGGCGGTACCAGAAACAATGATTGGTGGCCTAACCAGTTAAAAGTAAATATACTGCGTCAGCATTCTGCTTTGTCAAATCCAATGAATGAAGACTTTAATTACGCAGAAGCTTTTAAAAGTCTGGATCTTGCAGCTGTTAAAAAAGATCTTAATGTGCTGATGACCGACTCACAGGATTGGTGGCCTGCAGATTTTGGACACTATGGTGGTCTGTTTATCCGTATGGCATGGCATAGTGCAGGTACCTATCGTGTAGGTGATGGCCGGGGAGGAGCAGGTGCGGGGTTACAACGTTTTGCACCACTGAACAGCTGGCCGGATAATGTGAGTCTGGATAAAGCGCGCAGATTACTCTGGCCGATTAAACAAAAATATGGCCGCAGTATTTCCTGGGCCGATCTGCTGATCCTTACCGGGAACGTTGCACTGGAATCAATGGGTTTCAAGACTTTTGGTTTTGCAGGTGGACGGGAAGATGTCTGGGAAGCAGATGAGTCTGTGTATTGGGGTTCAGAAACTACCTGGCTGGGCGGCGATCTGCGCTACGCTCATGGTTCGCCAGGTGTTGAAGGGCATAGTGTGCTGGTTACCGACGAAAATGCTGATGGAGATATTCACAGCCGGAATCTGGAAAAACCGCTTGCTGCTGTTCAAATGGGATTGATCTATGTAAATCCCGAGGGCCCGGATGGTAATCCTGACCCTATTGCAGCTGCTAAAGATATAAGAGATACTTTTGGCCGGATGGCTATGAATGATGAAGAAACGGTTGCATTGATTGCCGGTGGCCATAGTTTTGGAAAAACACATGGTGCAGCACCTGCTGATCATGTTGGTAAAGAGCCGGAAGCTGCTGATATTACTTCACAGGGACTGGGTTGGAGCAACAGTTATGGCTCTGGCAAAGGTGCCGATGCTATTACCAGCGGATTGGAAGTTATCTGGACGACAACACCTACGCAGTGGAGCAACAACTTTTTTGAAAACCTGTTTGGCTTTGAATGGGAGCTTACAAAAAGTCCGGCCGGTGCACATCAATGGGTGGCTAAGGATGCAGAATCGACTATTCCTGATGCCTTTGACAGTTCAAAAAAACATCGTCCTGCTATGCTTACGACAGACCTTTCTTTAAGGTTTGATCAGGAATATGAGAAGATATCACGTAGGTTTTTAGAGAATCCTGATCAGTTTGCAGATGCTTTTGCAAGAGCATGGTTTAAATTAACTCACCGTGACATGGGGCCTAAAGAGCGTTATCTTGGACCTGAAGTTCCTCAGGAAGAATTGCTTTGGCAAGACCCTATTCCGGCTGTAGATCATAAACTGATTACTGAAAATGATATTTCAACCTTAAAGGCTAAAATACTAAACTCAGGGGCTACTGTCGCTGAACTCGTATCTACTGCCTGGGCTGCGGCTTCAACCTTCCGAGGTTCAGATAAACGTGGTGGTGCTAATGGCGCACGTATTCGTCTTGCCCCTCAGAAAGACTGGCAGGTGAATAATAATTCACAGCTGCAAAAGGTACTGAGTATTCTGGAAGGTATTCAAAATGAATTTAATGCTGCACAGACAGATGGAAAAAAAGTCTCACTGGCCGATCTGATTGTACTGGCTGGTAATGCAGGTATTGAAAAATCTGTCTCTGATGCGGGACAACAGGTAACTATTCCGTTCAGACCGGGACGTATGGATGCGTCGCAGGAGCAAACAGATATAGAGTCATTTGGTTATCTGGAACCTGCTGCTGATGGTTTCAGAAACTACCGTAAGTCAAAAGTACCTGTGTCTACTGAAGAATTACTAATTGATAAAGCACATTTACTTACGCTTACAGCACCAGAATTAACAGTGTTATTGGGTGGTTTGCGTACATTAAACATTAATTATGATGGTTCTAAGCATGGTGTCTTCACTTCGCGACCAGGACTGCTCAGCAATGATTTCTTTATCAATCTGCTTGATATGAATATTGCCTGGAAATCAATATCTCCGGATAAAGAGCTTTATGAAGGCCGGGATCGTCATACTAATGAAGTAAAGTGGACGGGAACCCGCGCAGATCTTGTTTTCGGTTCCAATTCAGAATTGAGAGCGCTTGCAGAAGTGTACGCAAGTGCTGATGCAGAAGCAGGATTTGTGAAAGACTTTGTTGCTGTATGGAACAAGGTGATGAACCTGGACAGGTTTGATTAA